Within the Magnetospirillum sp. 15-1 genome, the region ATGCGCGGCAGGTCGTCCTCCGCCACATAGGCCTCGATGGTGGCGCCGGGTCCGCGCACCGCCATCAGGGCCTCGCGCACGCTGAGCCATTGGCCGGTCAGCAGCAGCGGCGAGACGTCGGTCACCCAGCCGGCGATGGGAGCCCTGAGAGTCAGGCGGGCCTTGTCGCGCAACGCGGCGGCGTGTTCGGCCTCCGCCGCCTCCAGTTCGCGGGCGATGGCCTGGGAGCGGTCGCGGAAGCTGGCCTCGAAGCCCACCGAGGACAATTCGTATTTCAGCACGCCGATCCGCCGGGCCGCCTGGGCCAGACGATAATCGACCTCGGGATTCTCCAGGACGGCAAGCACGCCGCCCGCCTCCACCCAGCCGGCCTCCCGCGCCTCGAGGGATTTGAGCAGCGCCGGGCCGGGGGGATACAGCACCATGTGTCCGCCGGCCTTGAGCATGGCCGGCGCCGAGACCCGGCCGTTCCACGGCACCAGGGCGACCAGCAGCGCCAGCCCGGCCAGCCCCAGGGTCCAGCGCGAACGCCGGCTGGCGCCGATGGCCGGCAGGCGCTCGCGCCATTCCTTGATCTCGGCGGCGACCGGCTTGATCACGAACCAGCCGATTTCCACACAGAACAGCAGGATTCCCACCACCTTGATGAAGAAGTGGTAGACCAGCACGGCGATGCCCAGAAACAGACTGAGACGGTAGATCCACACCGCCCAGGCGAACACCACCAGCAGGCTTTGGCGTCCCGGCGCCACGTGTTCCGGCACCGTTTCGCCCAAGCCGAACAACACCTCGCGCAGTCGCCAGCGGGCCAGGGCGAAGGCCCGGTTGTGCAGATTGGGCATGTCCAGCGCGTCGGCCATCAGGAAGTAGCCGTCGAAGCGCATGAACGGGCTGAGATTGATCAGCAGCGAGCTGATCCAGGTGGTGGCGGCCAGGGTAAAGGCCATCTGCCGCCCGGTGCCGTCGGGCAGCAACGCCCAGGCCAGCGTCGCCCAGACGGCCAGGGTCAGTTCGGAAAGTATCCCGGCGCCGCCGATCAGCAGGCGCCGGCGGCGGTCGGGCAGCTTCCACGCCTCGTTGACGTCGGTGTAGAGCACCGGCATCAGCACCAGAAAAGCCACCCCCATGGTCGGCACCCTGAGGCCGAAGGATTTGGCGGTCAGGGCATGGCCCAGTTCGTGGATCAGCTTGGCCAGCCCCAGCGCCACCCCGAAGGCCGCCAGCCCGGTGATGGAGAACTGGTCCACCAGGGTGGTGGCGAAGACGCTCCACTGCCGTCCCACCAGCAGCAACCCCGCCGCCAGGGCGACCAGGGTCGCCAGACGGAAGGCCGCGCCGCCCAGCCATCGCGTCCACGGCAACAGGGCATCCAGCACCCGGTCGGGACGAACCAGCGGCACGCGGAAGAACAGGTAATGGTGCAGCAGCCACTCGGCCCACGAGGTACGCGACGCCCGCGCGACGGCCAGCAGGTGACGGGTGTAGTCCGGCCCGGTGGGCTGCAGCAATTGCCCCCGGGCGAGGAATTCCACCATGTCGGCCACGTCCTCGGCCTCCACCTCCAGGGTGGTTTCGTGCCGGATGGTTGCCGCCACCGCCTCGGGCTCGCCCAGGGACCAGCGCGACAGCATTTCGAAGGCCGGCCAGGACAGCCGGAAGAACTGGTTGCGAAGCGGATCGTGCAGCGTCCAACTGGGCGCCCCGTCCGCCCCGCGCGGCCCCGGATGCACGGTGAGTTCCTGGCGCAGCGGCGGCAGGATGGCGGCGGCATTCATGGTCAAAAACCCACGAACTGGCGTACGGCGACCAGCGGCTTTCTGAACAGCCACCAGATCAGCGGCACGGTATCGCCGTCGATACGCGCCGTCCCCTTGAGGCCCAGATGCGGCTTGTCCTGCCCCTCCGCCAGAACGGCGCGCACCCGGTGGGCCAGGGTGGCGTCGGGTCGGGCCGAAGGCTCGTAGGCCACGTTGAGCACCACGGCGCGGACCGGCGACAGCGGCCGGGAATTGAGGAACAGGGTCAGGCGCGCGCCGGGCCGCGCCTCGCCGGCATCGGCCACCGACAGCCAGGCCTCCACCTCGGTATCGGTCTCGTCGGCCACCAGCATCACCTTTTCGCCCACCACCACCGGACGGCCGATCCAGTCGGAGGGATCATCCAGCACGGCGATGCCGGAACCGGGCGACTTGACCCGGATACGGTCCAACTGGCTTTCCAGCCACTTGACCTCGGCGGCCCTCTCCTCGGCGCGGCCGGCAAGAATCGCCACCTGGGCCTTGGCCTTGGGGTCGAACACCTGGGCCTGGGCCGCCTGACGGTATTCCGCCTCGGCGGTGGCGTATTGCTGGCGGGCGACGTCGAGGCGTCCGGTCAACTGGGTCGCATCCAGATCGAACAGCGGCTTGCCCTCGGCCACCTGCTCGTTGGGCCGGACATGGATGCGGTCCACCACGCCGTCCAGGGGCGAGCGCACCACCAGGGGATGGGCGGGAACCATATCGGCCGGCGCCAGCACCGAGCCGGTCACCGGAAACAGCGACAGGACCAGCAGGCCCAAGGCCACCGCCTGACGCTTGCGGCTGGTCTTCAGCCGGGCCAGCCCGGCGGCGAGACGCGACGGGCGTTGAAAGCGGCCCCGGGACGCGGTGACCGCCTCGCCCAGCCGGGCCAGCAGGGCGACGTCGCCCTCGTGCCATTCCGCCTCGGCGGCGTAGAACAGCGCGGCCTCCGCCCCCAAGGGCAGCCACAGGGCATGGGGCGGCAGCCACTCCCCCCACTGCCCGGCCAGTTCGGCGGGCAGGCCGGCGGCGGACAGCACCGCCGGCTTGGCCAGCGACGAAAGATGGCGGCATACCGCCTCCATCCACAACAGGAAGGGAGCATTGCGATCGGGCAAGGCCAGGCCGGATACCGTCTCGACGCCCCCGGCCCGGCTCCACAGCACCGACTGGCGGTAGGGAACCAGGGCATGGGCGTCGTTGACCGCCACGAAACCGATCTCGGCCATATCCTCCGCCCGCAGGATACGCCCCTCCACGTCGAGCAGGGTCGCCAGGCGCAGGGCGGTGCCGGTCTCGACCTGCATCATGCCCCCGGCCCCATCATGGCGGGGGTACCAGCAGCACCTTGCCCGACATGCCCGCCGACAGTTCGGTGAAATGACCGCCGATGGCCCCCGCCACCCGCACCGTCTGGCTGACCGGGTCGATACGGGCACCGACGCGGGTCAGCTTGACCGGATAGCTCTTGCCCGTCTCGTCGATGGCCACCTGGAAGGCATGGCCGGGCTTCAACCACACCAGCCATTTGGACGGCACCACGAAGTCCAGTTCCAGCACCGAATCGTCCAGGATGTCGAGCAGCGCCTGACCGGGCTGGACGTATTGCTGGCCCCTGACCTTCTGCTCCACCACCCGGCCGTCGAAGGGGGCGGTGACGGCGCATTTGGACACCATGGCGCTCATGGCGGCGACCTTGGCGCGGGCCTTTTCCGCCTCGGCCACCGAGACGTCGGTCTCCAGTTTGCCCACCGTCTGCAGTTCCAGCAGCCGCCGGTTGACCGCCAGGGTCTTGTCGGCCGCCGACTGGGTAGCGCGGGCCTCGTCCAACTGCGCCCGATTGACCGAGCAATCGAAGGCGATCAGCACCTGTCCCCGGGTGAAGCGTTCACCCTCGCGCGCGCCGATCTTCTCCACCTTGGCGCCGATCTCGGCGGCCAGGGTGGTGAAGTCGCGGGGAGAAAGCTGAGCCCGCAATTCCTGGCCCCAGGCGGGAGCGGCGCACAACACCGCCACCCCCCCGGCCAGGACGGCACACCTCATTGGCCGGACACCTGGGCGATGGCCTGGGCATCCCCCCTGATCCATCTGGTATTCTCGCTGGTCAACGGCTCGGGGGCCTTGGGCGCCTCGACCACCACCGGCGCGGGCGTCGCGGCCGGCGCCGACGGGCCGGCGTCACGCCCCCAGGCCTCCAACCCGGCGGCCACCGCCTTGGACAGCGTCTTGAGATCGCCGTTCTCGACCTTGTCGATGGTCAGGTCGTGGCCCAGCGTCGCCTGGATCTTGGCATAGGCCTGCTCCACCTGGGCATAGGACTGGAAGCGGCGCAATTGCGAGGCGATGGCCGAGGCCCGCCCCGCCACCCGCTCCAGGATGCCCTGGGCGTCGTTGGCGGTCCGCGCCTCGGACAGCTCGAACAGCCGTTTGTCCACCTGCCACAGCTCGTCCGATTGCTGGTACTGGCTGACCGCGTTGCGGAACTGGCGCTCGCCCACATACACCTGGGCCAGCACCGCCATGCGCAGCGCCTTGCGCCGGGCGTCGGCCACCTGCTCGTTGGTCTCGGCATAGTCCAACTGCGACTTGCCCGAGAACACGTTCATGACGTTCCACGACAGCTTGGCGCCGGCTTCGTACCAGTGGTTGTCCATCAGGAACGAATTGCCGTCCCAATTGCGCCCGCCACTGAAGGTGATGCCGGGCAGCAGCTTGATGATGGCCTTCTTGGTGTCGTCCACCGCGATGCGCGACAGGTAGCCCTGTTCCCGCAGGTCGGGGTTCTGGGCGAAGGCCAGTTCCTCCATGCGCTCCAGCGGCGTGGTCCAGTCGGGCACCGCCATCTCGGCCGGCACCGACAGGATCAGCCTGGTGCCCGGCGGCACATTGATCAGCGCCGCCAGCTCGATCTGGGCCGTCGACAATTCCTGCTGAACGGCGGTCAACTGGCGCAGCGTCTCCAGCAGCGATTTCTGGTAGCGCAAGGACTCGGCCGGAGCCCGGAGGTTTTCCTTCTCCACCTGCCGGGCCTTGCCCAGGGCGTCCTTGGCCTCGGAGACCGCGCGGTCCACCTCGGAATTCAGCACCTGATAGGCGGCGGCGCGCCAGAAGGCGAAGCGGACCTCGGTCACCAGATTGTGCACCGCCTTGCGCCGCCGCTCGGTGGCGACCAGGGCACGGTCGGCGTTGGCCTTGGCGGTGTAGTAGGTGACGCCGAAATCCAGCAGGTTCCACGACATGGTCAGATCGGTGGTCTTGGTGCGCTGGTCGGCGGAAACGCTGTAGGCGCCGTCCCGCTGGCCGGTCTGCACATTCTGCGACACCGTGGCGTTGGGCTCCGAGCGGTAGGAATACCCGGCGTTGGCGGTCAGCTTGGGCAGCATGTCCCAGCGGTCCACGTCGGTCTGCCCCAGGGCCAGCGCCTCCTCCATCATCTTGGAGCGCTTGTCCAGGTTGTACTTCAGTGCCCGCGCGATGGCCTCGGACACGGTCAGCGGGCCGGAGAGCGGCTCGCCGCCCTTGAACATGGCCTCGCGGTCCTGCGCCGCCTGGGTGCTCAGTTCCTCCGCCGTGAACGGCTCCGGCGTCACCGCGCAGGCCGAAAGCAGGGCAATCAACGAGGCGGAGGCCAACAGGCGGCCGGCACGCTTCACATCAACCATCATCACCATCCCCCGGTTCATCATCCTCATGCCGCGCGCCCCTTGCCCTGCAGCAGGGCGATCAGCGCCGTGCCGTCGGCCTTGTGGCCGTCGCGGCTCAAATTCCGCAATTGCTCGGTCAGGCTGGGCCGTCCGACCGCATGGGCCAGCTTGCCCGGCAGGCCGAGGTCGCCGCTGCGCTGGCCGCCCTGGCCCTGGCCTTGCCCGCCTTCACCCGGAGCGACGCCACCCGGCCCGGCCTCGCCGACCCGGATCTTGAAAGTCTGCACCGCCTCGCGGCCCTGGTTGTCGCGGGCGACGACCTTCACCGTCACTTCGCCACGGAAGCCGGGCGGCGGCGTACCCTTGAAGGTTCCGGTCTTGGCGTCGAACACCATCCACGACGGCAGCGCCGCCCCGCTGACCTGGCTGGCGGCCAGGGTAACGGTGGCATCCGCCCTGGTATGGGCGAAGGCTTCCGCCGGAATGGTCACACTGAGGCTGGAGCCGATGGCGACGGCCATGTCCCGCATGGGGGCGTTGACCACCAGGGCGTCACCGCCCCCCGGCGGCCTGGCCGCCACGGCGACCTGGAAGGCGCCGGCCGTGGGAGCGGTCAGAACGGCGGGAATGATGGCGACCCGGCCACCATCACCGGTGGTCGGGGAGCCGCCGGTGGCCCCAATTCCCAGGCCAGTGCCAGCGCCAAGTCCAGCGCCGGCCCCCAGCCCAAAGCCCGTGCCCGTACCAGCCCCGGTATCACGTATGATCGTCCTCAGCCCCGACGATCCACTTTCACCACCGCCAGAATCGCCACCGGTCACAACTGTTGTTGCGGTTATTACCGTCGTTACCGTCGTATTATTGGTTGTTGGCAGGGTAACGACCACCTCAGTTTCCGATGAAACTTCGCTGACATTACCGACGGCATCCACGGCCTTCGCGGTCAACTTGTTGCTACCGGCGACCAGCGTCGCGTTATACTTCCAGACGCCGGATTCATTGGCGGTCGTCTCACCCAGCAAGATGGCGCCGTCATAAACCTTGACCGTCGAATTGGCCTCGGCGGTCCCGTTGACGGTCACGGAAGTGCTGCTCGCGGCGGTGGCCGGCACCGTCAGGGTGGGAGCATCTGGAGCCTTGCCATCCACCTGTACGGCGGTGGTAGACGCCACGCCGTTCAGGGTCAGAGTGGCGTTGTTGCCCGCCGCGTCCTTGATGGTGCCACCATTCAGCCCCAGGGCGCCGACGGTGACGCCGTCATTGTCGTCATTGTCGCGTTGGGGCAGAAGGCGGAACACCAGGGCCGAGCTTCCCGAACCGCTGACATAATCGGCATAGACCGTGCCGCCGATATTCAGCGTTACGGCGATGCGCGGCGTGCCGCCGGTGGTATCGACCGTCACCGCCTCGTCGAAATTGACGGTGAAATCCATGTTCTGGCCGATGCCGTAGGTCTTGTCGGCCGGCACCGAAACCGAGGTCACCGTGGCGGCGGTGGTATCGATGACGATGGCCTTGGCGTTCCCCAGGGAATTGGCCGCGCCGGGCGAGGTCAGGGTCAGGGTGGCGTCGTTGCCCACCGCATCCTTGATGCTGCCGCCGTTGAGCACCAGGGCCCCGGTGGAAACGTAGTCCAGATCGGCGGTGGTATCGCCCGCCTGCACCGTATAGGTGAAGGTCAGCGAGTTGGTCCCCGAGCCGCTGGTGTAGTCGACGGTGCGGTCGGTGGTACCGGTCTCCAGGGTCAGTTGCGGCGTGCCGGTCACCGTCACGCTCTCGCTGAAATTGACCTGCACCGAGATCGTGTCGCCCACCTTGTAGCTGCCATTGGCGGTGGAGGACGTCACGCCCGACACCGTGGGCGCCACGCCGTCGACGACGATGGCCTTGGCGTTGCCCAGGGAATTGGCCGCGCCGGGCGAGGCCAGGGTCAGGGTGGCGTCGTTGCCCACCGCGTCCTTGATGCTGCCGCCGTTGAGTACCAGGGCGGACGTCGAGATGTAGTCCAGGTCGGCGGTGGTATCGCCCGCCTGTACCGTATAGGTGAAGGTCAGCGAACTGCTCCCCGAGCCGCTGGCGTAGTTGATGGTGCGGTCGGTGGTGCCGGTCTCCAGGGTCAGTTGCGGCGTGCCGGTCACCGTCACGTTCTCGCTGAAATTGACCTGCACCGAGATGGTGTCGCCCACCTTGTAGCTGCCATTGGCGGTGGAGGACGTCACCGCCGAGACGGTCGGTACCACGCCGTCGACGACGATGGCCTTGGCGTTCCCCAGGGAATTGGCCGCGCCGGGCGAGGCCAGGGTCAGGGTGGCGTCGTTGCCCACCGCATCCTTGATGGTGCCGCCGTTGAGCGCCAGTGCCCCGGTGGAGATGTAGTCGAGATCGGCGGTGGTATCGCCCGCCTGCACCGTATAGGTGAAGGTCAGCGAACTGGTCCCCGAGCCGCTGGCGTAATTGACGGTACGGTCGGTGGTGCCGGTCTCCAGGGTCAGTTGCGGCGTGCCGGTCACCGTCACGCTCTCGCTGAAATTGACCTGCACCGAGATGGTGTCGCCCACCTTGTAGCTGCCATTGGCGGTGGAGGACGTCACGCCCGACACCGTGGGCGCCACGCCGTCGACGACGATGGCCTTGGCGTTCCCCAGGGAATTGGCCACGCCGGGCGACGCCAGGGTCAAGGTAGCGTCGTTGCCCGCCGCATCCTTGATGGTGCCGCCGTTGAGCGCCAGCGCCCCGGTGGAGATGTAGTCGAGATCGGCGGTGGTGTCGCCCGCCTGCACCGTATAGGTGAAGGTCAGCGAACTGGTCCCCGAGCCGCTGGCGTAATTGACGGTACGGTCGGTGGTGCCGGTCTCCAGGGTCAACTGCGGCGTGCCGGTCACCGTCACGTTCTCGCTGAAATCGACCTGCACCGAGATGGTATCGCCCACCTTGTAGCTGCCGTCGGCGGTGGAGGACGTCACGCCCGACACCGTGGGCGCCACGCCGTCGACGACGATGGCCTTGGCGTTGCCCAGGGAATTGGCCGCGCCGGGCGAGGCCAGGGTCAGGGTGGCGTCGTTGCCCACCGCGTCCTTGATGCTGCCGCCGTTGAGCACCAGGGCGGACGTCGAGATGTAGTCCAGGTCGGCGGTGGTATCGCCCGCCTGTACCGTATAGGTGAAGGTCAGCGAATTGGTCCCCGAGCCGCTGGCGTAGTCGATGGTGCGGTCGGTGGTGCCGGTCTCCAGGGTCAGCTGCGGCGTGCCGGTCACCGTCACGCTCTCGCTGAAATTGACCTGCACCGAGATGGTGTCGCCCACCTTGTAGCTGCCGTTGGCGGTGGAAGACGTCACGCCCGACACCGTAGCGGCGGTGTTGTCCAGGGTATAGTTCTGGCCCGAGGCGTAGCCGCCGCCGATGGCGGCCCCGCCGGTGCTGGCGGTGATGCCGGTCCCCGAGGCGTTGAGATCGAGGCGCACGGTGCCGTCCCCCGACAGCCCCGCCACATGGACGGTATAGGTGCTGCTGCCATTGGCCCCGGCAGTGACGCTGATCACCGCCGTGCCGGTCACCCCCGCCCCCTTGGTGACGGTGAAATCGCCAGCGTCGACATTGTCGACGGTCTTGCTGAAGGTGACGGTGTAGTCCAGGCCACCGCTGCCCCTGGTATCCTGGGCCGAGACCCGGTTGATGGAACTGACCGCGGGCAGATCGGCGGCCGTGATGGTGAAGGCCTTGTCGAAGGTGTTGCCGGCCTTGTCGGTCACCCGGACGGTGACGCTGTAGGTCTGGCCGTCGGTCAGGGTCTGACCGGTGCCGACCTGGAGCGACGTGCCGGAAATGGAGAACACCCCATTGTCGCCCACGCCACCCGGCAGCGAATAAGTGAAGGTATCGCCGCTGGTGGCGTCGGTGGCCGACAGAGTGCCCGCCACACTGCCGGCGGTCAGCGCCACAATGCTGTTGCTCAGCCCGACATCGGTCGGCGCCGCGGTATCGATGGTCACGGCCAGGCCCGACGACAAGGACGAAGAATTGCCGGCGGCATCGGTGGCCTTGGCCTTGAGGGTATGATCCCCCGCCGACAGCGCCGACGACGTGATGGACCAGTTGCCCGACCCGTCGGCGGTGGTGGTGCCCAGCACCGTGGTGCCATCGGTGTCGTACAGCGTCACGGTGGCATTGGCTTCGACGCCGGTACCGTTGATGACCGGCGTGGTCAGATTGGTGGTGCCGTCGCTGTTGGAGGAGCCATGGTCGCTCGCCGTGGCCATGGTCGGGGTGGCAGGGGTGCCGGGCGCGGTGGTATCGATAACGATAGCCTTGGCGTTGCCCAGGGAATTGGCCGCGCCGGGCGAGGCCAGGGTCAGGGTGGCGTCGTTGCCCACCGCGTCCTTGATGCTGCCGCCGTTGAGTACCAGGGCGGACGTCGAGATGTAGTCCAGGTCGGCGGTGGTATCGCCCGCCTGCACCGTATAGGTGAAGGTCAGCGAACTGCTCCCCGAGCCGCTGGTGTAGTCGACGGTGCGGTCGGTGGTGCCGGTCTCCAGGGTCAGTTGCGGCGTGCCGGTCACCGTCACGCTCTCGCTGAAATTGACCTGCACCGAGATCGTGTCGCCCACCTTGTAGCTGCCATTGGCGGTGGAAGACGTCACACCCGACACGGTCGGTACCACGCCGTCGATAACGATGGCCTTGGCGTTGCCCAGGGAATTGGCCGCGCCGGGCGAGGCCAGGGTCAGGGTGGCGTCGTTGCCCGCCGCATCCTTGATGGTCCCGCCGTTGAGCGCCAGCGCCCCGGTGGAGATGTAGTCGAGATCGGCGGTGGTGTCGCCCGCCTGCACCGTATAGGTGAAGGTCAGCGAACTGGTCCCCGAGCCGCTGGCGTAGTTGATGGTGCGGTCGGTGGTGCCGGTCTCCAGGGTCAGTTGCGGCGTGCCGGTCACCGTCACGTTCTCGCTGAAATCGACCTGCACCGAGATGGTATCGCCCACCTTGTAGCTGCCGTCGGCGGTCGAGGACGTCACCGCCGAGACGGTCGGTACCACGCCGTCGACGACGATGGCCTTGGCGTTGCCCAGGGAATTGGCCGCGCCGGGCGAGGCCAGGGTCAGGGTGGCGTCGTTGCCCGCCGCATCCTTGATGGTGCCGCCGTTGAGCGCCAGCGCCCCGGTGGAGATGTAGTCGAGATCGGCGGTGGTGTCGCCCGCCTGCACCGTATAGGTGAAGGTCAGCGAGTTGGTCCCCGAGCCGCTGGCATAGTCGACGGTACGGTCGGTGGTGCCGGTCTCCAGGGTCAGTTGCGGCGTGCCGGTCACCGTCACGCTCTCGCTGAAATTGACCTGCACCGAGATGGTATCGCCCACCTTGTAGCTGCCGTCGGCGGTCGAGGACGTCACGCCCGACACCGTGGGCGCCACGCCGTCGATGACGATGGCCTTGGCGTTGCCCAGGGAATTGGCCACGCCGGGCGAGGCCAGGGTCAGGGTGGCGTTGTTGCCCGCCGCATCCTTGATGGTGCCGCCGTTGAGCGCCAGGGCGGCGGTCGAGATGTAGTCCAGGTCGGCGGTGGTATCGCCCGCCTGCACCGTATAGGTGAAGGTCAGCGAACTGGTCCCCGAGCCGCTGGTGTAGTCGACGGTGCGGTCGGTGGTGCCGGTCTCCAGGGTCAGCTGCGGCGTGCCGGTCACCGTCACGCTCTCGCTGAAATTGACCTGCACCGAGATGACGTCGCCCACCTTGTAGCTGCCGTTGGCGGTGGAAGACGTCACCCCCGAGACGGTCGGCGCGGTGGTGTCGATGGTCACCGACACGGTCGCGGCGGCCGATGTGCTGACGCCATCGGTCTGGGTGACCTTCAGGGTATGCGTCCCCTCGGACAGGGTCGACGACGCGATGGACCAATTTCCCGATCCGTCGACCGTGGCGGAGCCCAACAGCGTGGTTCCGTCCGTGTCGTAGAGCTTGACGGTATCGCCGCTGATGCCCGTTCCGATAACGGTGGGCGCTGTGCTGCTGGTGATTTTGTCGGCTTGGGACGAACCGGTGTCCGTCCCACTGGTCAGGCCGGTAATGACGGGCTTGGCCAAGGTGGCATGAACATCGGAAACGATGAGGTCGTCCACATCGTACCACGAGCCCATCCCGGCATCATGACCTTGACCACCGTTACTACCGATTTCCTTCAGAGTAATGACAATACTTGTGACCGCGGAAAAATTAAGGGTTGCGGTTCCCGTGCCATTGTCGGCAACAAGGCTTATTTCCACTGCGGTTCCGACTTGGTCCGTCCCATTATACCCGGTTATGATATACGTTCTGTTTCCGCTGACGTCGACACGAGTGTAGTTCTGAATCCAAAGCGACGTTATGTCGAAGGTTTCATCGTTGGAGAACTTGATCGTCGCCGTGGTGGTATAGAGATCCAAAGCCGCGGCGCTGCCGAAGGTAAGCAAATTGCCGCTAATGAGGGTCCCCCCCGCAT harbors:
- a CDS encoding HlyD family efflux transporter periplasmic adaptor subunit, which produces MNAAAILPPLRQELTVHPGPRGADGAPSWTLHDPLRNQFFRLSWPAFEMLSRWSLGEPEAVAATIRHETTLEVEAEDVADMVEFLARGQLLQPTGPDYTRHLLAVARASRTSWAEWLLHHYLFFRVPLVRPDRVLDALLPWTRWLGGAAFRLATLVALAAGLLLVGRQWSVFATTLVDQFSITGLAAFGVALGLAKLIHELGHALTAKSFGLRVPTMGVAFLVLMPVLYTDVNEAWKLPDRRRRLLIGGAGILSELTLAVWATLAWALLPDGTGRQMAFTLAATTWISSLLINLSPFMRFDGYFLMADALDMPNLHNRAFALARWRLREVLFGLGETVPEHVAPGRQSLLVVFAWAVWIYRLSLFLGIAVLVYHFFIKVVGILLFCVEIGWFVIKPVAAEIKEWRERLPAIGASRRSRWTLGLAGLALLVALVPWNGRVSAPAMLKAGGHMVLYPPGPALLKSLEAREAGWVEAGGVLAVLENPEVDYRLAQAARRIGVLKYELSSVGFEASFRDRSQAIARELEAAEAEHAAALRDKARLTLRAPIAGWVTDVSPLLLTGQWLSVREALMAVRGPGATIEAYVAEDDLPRIRPGGTASFLAEGSRAALAATIVEIDRTAVRGLADPALATAYGGAIPARFVDKALVPDAALYRVRLAVPGAASEGVMLRGEVHLDGEGRSLTQRLFRAVATVVIREWGV
- a CDS encoding HlyD family efflux transporter periplasmic adaptor subunit yields the protein MMQVETGTALRLATLLDVEGRILRAEDMAEIGFVAVNDAHALVPYRQSVLWSRAGGVETVSGLALPDRNAPFLLWMEAVCRHLSSLAKPAVLSAAGLPAELAGQWGEWLPPHALWLPLGAEAALFYAAEAEWHEGDVALLARLGEAVTASRGRFQRPSRLAAGLARLKTSRKRQAVALGLLVLSLFPVTGSVLAPADMVPAHPLVVRSPLDGVVDRIHVRPNEQVAEGKPLFDLDATQLTGRLDVARQQYATAEAEYRQAAQAQVFDPKAKAQVAILAGRAEERAAEVKWLESQLDRIRVKSPGSGIAVLDDPSDWIGRPVVVGEKVMLVADETDTEVEAWLSVADAGEARPGARLTLFLNSRPLSPVRAVVLNVAYEPSARPDATLAHRVRAVLAEGQDKPHLGLKGTARIDGDTVPLIWWLFRKPLVAVRQFVGF
- a CDS encoding TolC family protein: MMVDVKRAGRLLASASLIALLSACAVTPEPFTAEELSTQAAQDREAMFKGGEPLSGPLTVSEAIARALKYNLDKRSKMMEEALALGQTDVDRWDMLPKLTANAGYSYRSEPNATVSQNVQTGQRDGAYSVSADQRTKTTDLTMSWNLLDFGVTYYTAKANADRALVATERRRKAVHNLVTEVRFAFWRAAAYQVLNSEVDRAVSEAKDALGKARQVEKENLRAPAESLRYQKSLLETLRQLTAVQQELSTAQIELAALINVPPGTRLILSVPAEMAVPDWTTPLERMEELAFAQNPDLREQGYLSRIAVDDTKKAIIKLLPGITFSGGRNWDGNSFLMDNHWYEAGAKLSWNVMNVFSGKSQLDYAETNEQVADARRKALRMAVLAQVYVGERQFRNAVSQYQQSDELWQVDKRLFELSEARTANDAQGILERVAGRASAIASQLRRFQSYAQVEQAYAKIQATLGHDLTIDKVENGDLKTLSKAVAAGLEAWGRDAGPSAPAATPAPVVVEAPKAPEPLTSENTRWIRGDAQAIAQVSGQ
- a CDS encoding efflux RND transporter periplasmic adaptor subunit; translation: MRCAVLAGGVAVLCAAPAWGQELRAQLSPRDFTTLAAEIGAKVEKIGAREGERFTRGQVLIAFDCSVNRAQLDEARATQSAADKTLAVNRRLLELQTVGKLETDVSVAEAEKARAKVAAMSAMVSKCAVTAPFDGRVVEQKVRGQQYVQPGQALLDILDDSVLELDFVVPSKWLVWLKPGHAFQVAIDETGKSYPVKLTRVGARIDPVSQTVRVAGAIGGHFTELSAGMSGKVLLVPPP